In a single window of the Rhopalosiphum padi isolate XX-2018 chromosome 1, ASM2088224v1, whole genome shotgun sequence genome:
- the LOC132917883 gene encoding fatty acid-binding protein, muscle-like, translating into MALILNKKYKLDSSENFDDYMKALGVGMVKRTLGNTATPVVELTKNDDGKFVLSSNSTMKNSSIVFNLDEEFLEETIDGRKVKSIISQDGNKLIHVQKYDKHSDTTIVREFEPDQLKMILTIDGITCTRIYKPID; encoded by the exons CAGTGAAAATTTTGACGACTACATGAAAGCTCTGG GCGTGGGCATGGTAAAACGCACATTAGGCAACACCGCGACTCCAGTGGTGGAACTGACCAAAAACGACGACGGAAAATTCGTGTTGTCGTCAAACTCGACTATGAAAAACTCGTCGATCGTTTTCAACCTCGACGAGGAATTCCTCGAAGAGACGATCGACGGCCGAAAAGTTAAATCGATCATCAGCCAAGATGGAAACAAGCTGATTCACGTTCAGAAATACGACAAGCACAGCGACACCACGATCGTCAGAGAATTCGAACCCGATCAATTGAAAATG atcctAACTATCGACGGAATCACCTGCACCAGAATCTACAAACCAATcgattaa